In Candidatus Binatia bacterium, one genomic interval encodes:
- a CDS encoding SGNH/GDSL hydrolase family protein encodes MEVAVRAYTHAYIFYDVEMTRYANELKVEADSDRIGHLHRPNARLELMGVEVRTNSDGLRDDEYTKERNQKRRIIFLGDSLTLGWGVKKEETFEALLEWQLSSETPTEIINFAHGNYNTDQEVSLFLQKGLAYRPDKVVVFYFINDAEPSPRKSKWGFLGRSRFVTLFWSRLKAINARFSGKTSFKNYYSDLYSESSEGWAAAQKALQNLKTVCHERKIKVQVVLLPELHSLVNYPFVDEHKKMAAVLTEVGIPFLDLAPEFRGIENPQTLWVARDDAHPNSRAHRMIAELTRDFIGQDN; translated from the coding sequence GTGGAAGTTGCCGTCCGCGCCTATACTCACGCTTACATTTTTTACGACGTCGAGATGACCCGGTATGCAAACGAGTTAAAGGTCGAGGCTGACAGTGACCGAATCGGCCACCTCCATCGGCCTAATGCAAGGCTGGAATTGATGGGGGTCGAAGTCCGAACCAACTCCGACGGTTTGCGCGATGATGAATACACGAAAGAACGAAATCAGAAAAGACGCATTATCTTCTTAGGCGACTCGCTGACTTTGGGATGGGGAGTGAAGAAAGAAGAGACGTTCGAGGCCTTGCTCGAATGGCAATTGAGCAGCGAGACGCCGACCGAGATCATCAACTTCGCCCACGGTAATTATAATACGGACCAGGAGGTGAGCCTCTTTTTGCAAAAGGGATTAGCCTACAGGCCGGACAAGGTGGTAGTGTTCTATTTCATAAACGATGCGGAGCCGAGTCCAAGAAAATCAAAATGGGGGTTTCTTGGCCGGTCCCGATTTGTCACTCTATTTTGGTCGCGCCTCAAGGCCATCAATGCGAGATTCTCAGGAAAAACATCCTTCAAGAATTACTACTCCGATCTATATTCCGAATCTTCCGAAGGCTGGGCTGCGGCCCAAAAGGCATTGCAAAATTTAAAGACCGTATGCCATGAGCGTAAGATCAAAGTGCAGGTGGTTTTATTGCCCGAACTTCATTCGCTCGTAAATTATCCATTTGTAGACGAGCACAAGAAAATGGCTGCCGTTCTCACCGAGGTTGGAATTCCCTTTTTGGATCTGGCGCCTGAATTCCGCGGCATCGAGAATCCGCAGACGCTTTGGGTTGCGCGAGACGACGCTCACCCGAATAGCCGGGCTCATCGGATGATAGCGGAATTGACGCGAGACTTCATCGGGCAAGACAACTGA
- a CDS encoding glycosyltransferase family 39 protein, whose amino-acid sequence MVAARFPERYESLSHGFLLAGFICLGIFLRFYNFWYSELWRDEYRTWWVIANGWSEVIERTFQSEGHSPLYLVVAPLSTNLFGQGPAALRLPSVLSSIGILCLAYPLALRLFDNRHLALLATAVFAVNDKLIFYAQEARPYSLALLCTMLSFLCYSSLLSAEKLSCRVGYLVATAGAYYSHYVFGSVALIQILHLFLREGWSSVRSKAWITSFLILTLVCLPGTAQIFLFTRRGGLDWVQQPSLFDPVKLALGFLGRWSFFLSVATVAVFVIIDRKKITPAYRGLDLVALWFLAPIILVATIPSLFGVSLFQDRFALPAVPAAVLLVAWLLGLVKKTAWSRWAPLTVFLTVSFFTQLMPAVRSTATFADRLDEGWNKAAGFLERNAEDDDLILFGTGFIEADYLSIEPDPVVFSFLRWPLVANLSSTAKYKIVALSRNEIVTPYMDTVLKNAAENRRVWVIGKGRVIDTTAQVLVNQKRFWTRERELYGNVHVILLER is encoded by the coding sequence ATGGTGGCTGCTCGGTTTCCAGAGCGATACGAAAGTCTAAGCCACGGTTTTTTGTTGGCTGGCTTTATCTGCCTCGGAATATTCCTGCGGTTCTATAACTTCTGGTATTCGGAGTTGTGGCGAGATGAGTATCGGACATGGTGGGTCATAGCCAACGGTTGGAGCGAAGTCATCGAGCGCACCTTCCAGAGCGAAGGCCATTCGCCGCTCTACTTGGTCGTTGCGCCGCTCTCGACAAATTTATTCGGACAGGGGCCGGCTGCCTTGAGGCTTCCCTCGGTCCTGTCGAGCATCGGCATTCTATGTTTGGCTTATCCGCTCGCTCTCAGACTCTTCGATAACCGCCATCTCGCGTTGCTCGCTACCGCGGTTTTTGCCGTCAACGATAAGTTGATCTTCTACGCCCAGGAGGCGCGCCCCTATTCTCTCGCTCTGCTGTGCACGATGCTGTCGTTTCTGTGCTATTCGTCTCTTCTATCCGCCGAGAAGCTCTCCTGTAGGGTCGGCTATCTGGTCGCCACTGCCGGCGCCTACTACTCCCACTACGTTTTTGGCTCTGTGGCGCTGATCCAGATCCTTCATCTTTTCTTGAGGGAGGGATGGTCGTCGGTGAGATCAAAGGCTTGGATAACATCGTTCCTCATCCTTACGTTGGTCTGCCTTCCAGGGACCGCTCAAATCTTCCTCTTTACCAGGCGTGGGGGCCTCGATTGGGTTCAGCAACCGAGCCTCTTCGACCCCGTCAAGTTGGCGCTCGGTTTTCTCGGTCGCTGGTCGTTTTTCCTGAGCGTCGCTACGGTTGCGGTATTCGTCATTATTGATCGAAAGAAAATTACCCCCGCTTACCGCGGCCTGGACCTCGTTGCGTTATGGTTCCTCGCGCCGATCATATTGGTCGCGACGATTCCGTCACTGTTCGGCGTTTCTCTTTTTCAGGACAGGTTCGCTCTGCCTGCCGTGCCGGCGGCGGTTTTGTTGGTCGCCTGGCTTCTCGGCCTCGTGAAAAAAACCGCCTGGTCGAGATGGGCTCCGCTCACCGTATTCTTGACCGTGAGCTTTTTCACGCAGCTCATGCCCGCGGTCCGGAGCACCGCAACCTTTGCGGACCGCCTCGACGAAGGATGGAACAAGGCAGCCGGTTTTCTGGAAAGAAATGCCGAGGACGACGACCTGATTCTTTTCGGGACGGGATTTATCGAAGCGGATTATCTGTCGATCGAGCCGGATCCGGTGGTTTTTTCTTTTCTCCGTTGGCCGCTCGTCGCCAATCTATCATCGACCGCCAAATACAAAATCGTCGCCCTATCTCGCAACGAAATTGTTACGCCCTATATGGACACGGTCTTGAAGAATGCAGCGGAGAATCGTCGCGTCTGGGTGATCGGCAAGGGACGGGTGATAGATACGACTGCTCAGGTGTTGGTCAATCAAAAACGGTTTTGGACGCGCGAGCGAGAGCTGTACGGAAACGTACACGTCATTTTACTCGAGCGATGA